In Streptomyces canus, one DNA window encodes the following:
- a CDS encoding cold-shock protein, with amino-acid sequence MAQGTVKWFNAEKGYGFIAVDGGADVFVHYSAIQMDGYRTLEEGQRVEFEISQGQKGPQADMVRLATG; translated from the coding sequence ATGGCTCAGGGCACCGTCAAGTGGTTCAACGCGGAGAAGGGGTACGGCTTCATCGCGGTCGACGGTGGTGCGGATGTATTCGTCCACTACAGCGCGATTCAGATGGACGGCTACCGCACCCTTGAAGAGGGCCAGCGGGTCGAGTTCGAGATCTCGCAAGGTCAGAAGGGGCCGCAGGCGGACATGGTTCGTCTCGCGACTGGCTGA
- a CDS encoding ubiquitin-like small modifier protein 1, which yields MSVSVRIPTILRTYTGGQAEVQAEGATLADVIADLEKNHTGIAARVLDDQGKLRRFVNVYVNDDDVRFEQGLETATPDGAGVSIIPAVAGG from the coding sequence ATGAGCGTTTCCGTCCGAATCCCCACCATCCTGCGCACCTACACCGGCGGGCAGGCCGAGGTGCAGGCCGAGGGTGCGACCCTCGCCGATGTCATCGCCGATCTGGAGAAGAACCACACCGGTATCGCCGCGCGCGTTCTCGACGACCAGGGCAAGCTGCGGCGGTTCGTCAATGTGTACGTCAATGACGACGATGTGCGGTTCGAGCAGGGGCTGGAGACGGCGACGCCCGACGGGGCCGGCGTCTCGATCATTCCGGCCGTCGCCGGAGGGTGA
- a CDS encoding NADH:flavin oxidoreductase encodes MTAPAASRAAEILSRPAHINGLTVPNRIAMAPMTRMFSPGGVPGADVASYYSRRAAAGVGLIVTEGTYVGHESAGNSDSVPRFHGEEQLAGWAKVAEQVHAAGGKIVPQLWHIGMVREQGQPPYADAPAVGPSGIRLGADEPTGKAMTQRDLDDVIGAFAEAAAAAERIGFDGVELHGAHGYLLDQFLWSGTNRRTDAYGGDPVARTKVAAEIVAAVRETVSPEFPIIFRYSQWKQEAYKARLAETPEELEAILTPLAAAGVDAFHASTRRYWLPEFDNSDLNLAGWTKKLTGRTTITVGSVGLDGDFIRGFMGEGSPVKGIDDLLDALEREEYDMVAVGRALLQDPQWAAKVLAGRFDELEPYDASALKSLS; translated from the coding sequence GTGACCGCCCCCGCCGCCTCCCGCGCCGCCGAGATCCTCTCCCGCCCGGCCCACATCAACGGCCTGACCGTCCCGAACCGCATCGCGATGGCGCCCATGACCCGGATGTTCTCCCCGGGCGGCGTCCCCGGCGCGGACGTGGCGTCGTACTACTCCCGCCGCGCGGCCGCCGGAGTCGGTCTGATCGTCACCGAGGGCACCTACGTCGGCCACGAGTCGGCCGGGAACAGCGACAGCGTCCCCCGGTTCCACGGCGAGGAGCAGCTGGCGGGCTGGGCGAAGGTCGCCGAGCAGGTGCACGCGGCGGGCGGCAAAATCGTCCCGCAGCTGTGGCACATCGGCATGGTGCGTGAGCAGGGCCAGCCGCCCTACGCCGACGCCCCCGCCGTCGGCCCCTCCGGCATTCGTCTCGGCGCCGACGAGCCCACCGGCAAGGCGATGACCCAGCGCGACCTGGACGACGTCATCGGTGCCTTCGCCGAGGCCGCGGCCGCCGCCGAGCGCATCGGCTTCGACGGCGTGGAGCTGCACGGCGCCCACGGCTACCTCCTCGACCAGTTCCTGTGGTCGGGCACCAACCGCCGCACCGACGCCTACGGCGGTGACCCCGTCGCCCGTACCAAGGTCGCGGCGGAGATCGTGGCGGCCGTACGGGAGACGGTCTCGCCGGAGTTCCCGATCATCTTCCGGTACTCGCAGTGGAAGCAGGAGGCCTACAAGGCGCGGCTCGCCGAGACGCCGGAAGAGCTGGAGGCGATCCTCACACCGCTCGCCGCGGCCGGGGTCGACGCCTTCCACGCCTCCACGCGCCGCTACTGGCTCCCCGAGTTCGACAACTCCGACCTCAACCTCGCCGGCTGGACCAAGAAGCTCACCGGCAGGACCACCATCACCGTGGGCTCGGTCGGCCTCGACGGCGACTTCATCCGCGGCTTCATGGGCGAGGGTTCCCCGGTCAAGGGCATCGACGACCTGCTCGACGCCCTGGAGCGCGAGGAGTACGACATGGTCGCCGTCGGGCGGGCGCTGCTTCAGGACCCGCAGTGGGCCGCGAAGGTGCTGGCGGGCCGATTCGACGAGCTCGAGCCGTACGACGCGTCCGCGCTGAAGTCGTTGAGCTGA
- the thrC gene encoding threonine synthase → MAAQTVASTTNSVDLGPAAALSCRECGHRVPLGPVFACEECFGPLEIAYDFSAYDTEELRKQIEAGPANIWRYAPLLPVPADVADKPNINPGWTKLVKADNLARELGVDAGKLFVKDDSGNPTHSFKDRVVAQAIEAARAFDFTTLSCSSTGNLAGAVGAAAARAGFRSCVFIPHDLEQGKVVMAAIYGGELVGIEGNYDDVNRFCSELIGDPAGEGWGFVNVNLRPYYAEGSKTLAYEICEQLGWQLPDQLVVPIASGSQLTKIDKGLQELIKLGLVEDKPYKIFGAQAEGCSPVSVAYKAGHDVVRPQKPNTIAKSLAIGNPADGPYVLDIARRTGGAVEDVNDEQVVDAIKLLARTEGIFAETAGGVTVGVAKKLIENGLLDPSLTTVVLNTGDGLKTLDAVAGTGLTATIRPNLDSFREAGLA, encoded by the coding sequence ATGGCTGCGCAGACTGTTGCAAGCACCACGAACTCCGTCGATCTGGGTCCCGCCGCGGCGCTGAGCTGCCGCGAATGCGGCCACCGCGTCCCGCTCGGCCCGGTCTTCGCCTGCGAGGAGTGTTTCGGCCCGCTCGAGATCGCGTACGACTTCTCGGCCTACGACACCGAGGAGCTCCGCAAGCAGATCGAGGCGGGACCCGCGAACATCTGGCGCTACGCCCCGCTGCTGCCCGTCCCCGCGGACGTGGCGGACAAGCCGAACATCAACCCCGGCTGGACCAAGCTCGTCAAGGCCGACAACCTCGCGCGCGAGCTGGGTGTCGACGCCGGCAAGCTCTTCGTGAAGGACGACTCCGGCAACCCGACGCACTCCTTCAAGGACCGGGTCGTCGCGCAGGCCATCGAGGCCGCTCGCGCCTTCGACTTCACCACCCTCTCCTGCTCCTCCACCGGCAACCTCGCCGGCGCCGTGGGTGCCGCCGCGGCCCGGGCCGGGTTCCGTTCCTGCGTGTTCATCCCGCACGACCTGGAGCAGGGCAAGGTCGTCATGGCCGCGATCTACGGCGGCGAGCTCGTCGGCATCGAGGGCAACTACGACGACGTGAACCGCTTCTGCTCCGAGCTGATCGGCGACCCGGCCGGCGAGGGCTGGGGCTTCGTCAACGTCAACCTGCGGCCGTACTACGCGGAGGGGTCCAAGACCCTGGCGTACGAGATCTGCGAGCAGCTCGGCTGGCAGCTCCCGGACCAGCTGGTCGTGCCGATCGCCTCCGGCTCGCAGCTCACGAAGATCGACAAGGGTCTGCAGGAGCTGATCAAGCTCGGGCTCGTCGAGGACAAGCCGTACAAGATCTTCGGCGCGCAGGCCGAGGGGTGCTCGCCGGTGTCGGTCGCGTACAAGGCGGGCCACGACGTGGTCCGGCCCCAGAAGCCGAACACCATCGCCAAGTCCCTGGCGATCGGGAACCCGGCGGACGGTCCGTATGTGCTGGACATCGCGCGTCGTACCGGCGGTGCGGTGGAGGACGTGAACGACGAGCAGGTCGTCGACGCGATCAAGCTGCTCGCGCGGACCGAGGGGATCTTCGCGGAGACCGCCGGTGGCGTGACCGTCGGCGTGGCGAAGAAGCTGATCGAGAACGGTCTGCTGGATCCCTCGCTGACGACCGTCGTGCTGAACACCGGTGACGGTCTGAAGACGCTGGACGCGGTGGCGGGTACGGGTCTCACCGCCACGATCCGCCCCAACCTGGATTCGTTCCGCGAGGCCGGCCTCGCGTAG
- the groL gene encoding chaperonin GroEL (60 kDa chaperone family; promotes refolding of misfolded polypeptides especially under stressful conditions; forms two stacked rings of heptamers to form a barrel-shaped 14mer; ends can be capped by GroES; misfolded proteins enter the barrel where they are refolded when GroES binds) — MAKIIAFDEEARRGLERGMNQLADAVKVTLGPKGRNVVLEKKWGAPTITNDGVSIAKEIELEDPYEKIGAELVKEVAKKTDDVAGDGTTTATVLAQALVKEGLRNVAAGANPMALKRGIEKAVEAVSAALLEQAKDVETKEQIASTASISAADTQIGELIAEAMDKVGKEGVITVEESQTFGLELELTEGMRFDKGYISAYFATDMERMEASLDDPYILIANSKIGSVKDLLPLLEKVMQSGKPLLIIAEDVEGEALSTLVVNKIRGTFKSVAVKAPGFGDRRKAMLGDIAILTGGEVISEEVGLKLENATLDLLGRARKVVITKDETTIVDGAGSSDQVNGRVNQIRAEIENSDSDYDREKLQERLAKLAGGVAVIKAGAATEVELKERKHRIEDAVRNAKAAVEEGIVAGGGVALIQASSVFEKLDLEGDELTGANAVKLALEAPLKQIAVNGGLEGGVIVEKVRNLPVGHGLNAATGEYVDMIAEGIIDPAKVTRSALQNAASIAALFLTTEAVIADKPEKAGAAPAGGGMPGGDMDF; from the coding sequence ATGGCCAAGATCATCGCGTTCGACGAGGAGGCGCGGCGCGGCCTCGAGCGCGGCATGAACCAGCTCGCGGACGCCGTCAAGGTGACGCTCGGCCCCAAGGGCCGCAACGTCGTCCTCGAGAAGAAGTGGGGCGCCCCCACGATCACCAACGATGGTGTTTCCATCGCCAAGGAGATCGAGCTCGAGGACCCGTACGAGAAGATCGGCGCCGAGCTGGTCAAGGAAGTCGCCAAGAAGACGGACGACGTCGCCGGTGACGGTACGACCACCGCGACCGTGCTCGCCCAGGCCCTGGTCAAGGAAGGCCTGCGCAACGTAGCCGCCGGCGCCAACCCCATGGCCCTCAAGCGCGGTATCGAGAAGGCCGTCGAGGCCGTCTCCGCCGCCCTGCTCGAGCAGGCCAAGGATGTCGAGACCAAGGAGCAGATCGCCTCCACGGCCTCCATCTCCGCCGCCGACACCCAGATCGGCGAGCTCATCGCCGAGGCGATGGACAAGGTCGGCAAGGAAGGCGTCATCACCGTCGAGGAGTCCCAGACCTTCGGTCTGGAGCTCGAGCTCACCGAGGGTATGCGCTTCGACAAGGGCTACATCTCGGCGTACTTCGCCACCGACATGGAGCGGATGGAGGCGTCGCTCGACGACCCGTACATCCTCATCGCCAACTCCAAGATCGGCTCCGTCAAGGACCTGCTCCCGCTCCTGGAGAAGGTCATGCAGTCGGGCAAGCCGCTGCTGATCATCGCCGAGGACGTCGAGGGCGAGGCCCTGTCGACCCTGGTCGTCAACAAGATCCGCGGCACCTTCAAGTCCGTCGCCGTCAAGGCCCCGGGCTTCGGTGACCGCCGCAAGGCCATGCTCGGCGACATCGCCATCCTCACGGGCGGCGAGGTCATCTCCGAGGAGGTCGGCCTCAAGCTGGAGAACGCGACCCTGGACCTCCTGGGCCGCGCCCGCAAGGTCGTCATCACCAAGGACGAGACCACCATCGTCGACGGTGCCGGTTCCTCGGACCAGGTCAACGGCCGGGTGAACCAGATCCGCGCCGAGATCGAGAACAGCGACTCGGACTACGACCGCGAGAAGCTCCAGGAGCGCCTGGCGAAGCTCGCCGGTGGCGTCGCCGTCATCAAGGCCGGTGCCGCGACCGAGGTCGAGCTCAAGGAGCGCAAGCACCGCATCGAGGACGCCGTTCGCAACGCGAAGGCGGCCGTCGAGGAGGGCATCGTCGCCGGTGGTGGCGTGGCCCTCATCCAGGCCTCCTCGGTCTTCGAGAAGCTGGACCTGGAGGGTGACGAGCTGACCGGCGCCAACGCCGTGAAGCTGGCCCTGGAGGCCCCGCTCAAGCAGATCGCCGTCAACGGTGGTCTCGAGGGTGGCGTCATCGTCGAGAAGGTGCGCAACCTGCCCGTCGGCCACGGCCTGAACGCCGCGACCGGTGAGTACGTCGACATGATCGCCGAAGGCATCATCGACCCGGCGAAGGTCACGCGCTCTGCCCTGCAGAACGCCGCCTCCATCGCCGCGCTGTTCCTCACCACCGAGGCCGTCATCGCCGACAAGCCGGAGAAGGCGGGCGCTGCCCCGGCCGGCGGCGGCATGCCGGGCGGTGACATGGACTTCTGA